The following DNA comes from Triplophysa dalaica isolate WHDGS20190420 chromosome 5, ASM1584641v1, whole genome shotgun sequence.
GGCCCGCCGCATCCGCGGAGAGCGCGCTTAAGTCCCGCTTAAATAACAACtcaacggctcttttaagagccaccacaTCAACTGAACGACACGATTTCCACCGTTTTTCACAAACATAAATAGTAACGCAAGTTGTCAAtgatgaatattattgtttaacATGATTGCTCAATATTAATGATGATCATTATTATCAGTGTCTCTCTAATCAGCAGATATCTCGTCTGTTTATTCTTCCATTAGTCGGCGCTAAATTCTTAGGGGCGTCTGATCACATGTCAACTACACTCTTCCTCAAACACACTTTTACTCAATTTGCTAGAAGACAAAAACGAAGCAAATTATGGCTAGTGGTCGTCTATCATTTCTAACTAATCTATAATTTTCTGAAAATCAGCTTAAAgcgctagttcacccaaaaattcaacCATTTACCTTAATTTTCAATGTTCTGTTaatattagcaattttcagtatCATCCACTACTATAgtattacaaatatttctgctgaacacaaagtgagatattttgaagtatgatGACACAATTGTTTAGTTTCTtagaaaatcttaaacatcgtgatttttttaagttacattATAAAGAGATTTACTGAAAGCATTGGGAGGGCAGAAGCGCGAAGAAAAAGCGTGTAAATGACGTGGCTGGTCCCGCCCTCATGCGCGTGTTTCTACTGGGTCCTATAAGCACATGTTTAAGTCCTTCGTTCACGGATCTAATCATTGTTGCACTGTACTCACTGAATTAAGCATCATGTCTGGAAGAGGTAAAGGCGGAAAGGGACTCGGAAAAGGAGGCGCGAAGCGTCATCGTAAAGTGTTGCGTGATAACATCCAGGGCATCACCAAGCCCGCCATCCGTCGTCTCGCCCGTCGCGGCGGAGTGAAACGTATCTCCGGTCTGATCTACGAGGAGACTCGCGGTGTCCTGAAGGTGTTTCTGGAGAACGTTATCCGTGACGCCGTCACCTACACCGAGCACGCCAAGAGAAAGACCGTCACCGCCATGGACGTCGTGTACGCGCTGAAACGACAGGGACGCACTCTGTACGGCTTCGGAGGTTAAACGCGTTTattctgaagtaaaacattgaacacaacggctcttttaagagccacccactgTCTCACTCGAGGAGTTTAATTTCAGAAGTTATTTCATATCAAACGATATGCTGTGAAAGTCCCTTTTTATTATCCCGGTTCTGTTTCTGAGATCTCGTTCTTTATTAACTGATGAGATTAATATGTTCTGTTAAACGCTTCTCTcgcgaagaagaagaagaagaaactcCATCATATCAACTATATAAACGTAAACACGCCCAAAGCTTgtgaataaatcataaaaggGTGAAATTATTTTCTGCTCGAACTCTTTAAGTGACTTTGATGACAGGATGACGTACTTCATTCATAATGTAGAGTTAATTCAGATATAAaggttatttttaatcaaattcgATAAAGAGCGGGAAGTGCCAACAAAGGAAACTGAATCGCTTGTGGGAGGGTCACCTTCAAACACGAGACTGTGGGGGGGAAACGCTTTCATTGGCTCTCTATCCAACCCGTCAAACTATGAGCTgaccaataaacacattttatgggtTCGGCCGACGAAGACACGCAATCAGACAACAGGCTCCGTTAcgctaaacatttgcatgtgagagtgaataaataccaCAGCGACGAAAACTCTTCAACATTCAGCATTTTCTAACTTTTGAAGAAGCATCATGCCTGAACCAGCCAAACCCGCGCCCAAGAAGGGCTCTAAAAAGGCCGTCACCAAGACCGCCGTTAAGGGAGGAAAGAAGCGCAGAAAGTCCAGGAAGGAGAGTTACGCCATCTACGTGTACAAAGTGCTCAAGCAGGTCCACCCCGACACCGGCATCTCTTCCAAGGCGATGGGCATCATGAACTCTTTCGTCAACGACATCTTCGAGCGCATCGCCGGTGAGTCGTCTCGTCTCGCGCACTACAACAAGCGCTCCACCATCACGtcgagagagatccagaccgccgtgcgtctgctgctgcccggtgaactcgccaaacacgccgtgtccgagggcaccaaagccgtcaccaagtacaccagctccaagtaaagcgccgctttcatccgccgcacacaaaggctcttttaagagccacacactTATTCCGCTAAAAGAGATTCTCATGTTTGGAAACattttactgtgtttgtttattatcatttaaatgataaCGCGACATACGGCGTTTAAAATAGCAACAAATcgttttataaagaaaacatgttttaaagtaaatataaatgtaaaggtctGACTTCAGTTATTGTTGCACGATTGTCGCAGAAGGTGGCGGTATTGTACCGGATATAAACTATCAGAGTTCGGTCTTCAGCTGCTTTAAggctgaaatacactacaagacttttgctcagttttcagtctggacttgttacagaaagtctgtgtcagtctgcagatttgatcagtttgtgtgtttttatctgaaACTTTTATAAAGACTGAAAGTGTTTGATGTCTAGTTGAGATTCTTGTAGTGTTTTACACACATAGAGGTGTTTTatcatcacacacattcatgtcATCTATAGTATTTATGATCAAGATCTCTCTTCACTGCTCTTGTGTTTGATCTTCATACAAAACTAAACACAGTCGTGTGCAGAACTGACTCTTATTCTATAGATCTATGACGTGGAAATGTGACATAGTGAGATTATTTCATatgaaacatgtttacatttgatggTTTTCCCCTTTTTGGTTTAACTACAAATGTCACAGTTACACTATGGTAAAACCATGATTGATGTTCAAGTAAAAATGAACTTATGCGTTTTGTTATAATGCTTTAAGGGGtctacagtaaaacacaattagaagtattttaaaaagtcaaatgtaaacattgttcTGACTTGCACATAATCttgataatatttatttaatttaaagatggtTTAAAGATAGACAACACTGATAAATAGACAAACAATTGAACAACttcaaataaactaaacatGTCTTATTTTGATAAGATGTTTTCTCAAAACTTGAAGAGCAATTTAATGACAACTTCACTGGTTTTGCAGATATTAAATACAGTGATAAATCCAGCTACTCTTTCACTGAAAATATGAGAGATAAtcctgacagaaagacagttATATATTCAGTTTAgttatgttgtatttaatttacattggTGAGAGTTGAGATTCCAGCAAACACAAATTGTTTGTGTATCATTAGTATAGTGACTGACACAACTTTTCCAGAACTGCTTTTTATAACGTGTCTCTCACTGCACATGTGTGAGTTGGTAATCCTGATATAATCACACAGTGAATCAAACACAATTTTCTCATTTTACTGTTAACAAGGTTACACACTCCACTATTACCAAAGTCACCAgttttaaattgagattttcaTATTCTATTACATTGTATGTGTTGTTATAGTTTACACTATTTAAGAACACTGAGTATTTTAGTATCAATTAGTTTGGTGTGTTAATCTGTTGTATTTAAGGTTTACAGGCAAAATTGGATTTAAGGGCAACACCAACAAAAACCTTAAAATTTTATCCACATCCAaactatataatgtatatatatatatataaatctgaAGAGattgcttcaaatgtatttaatcatattttttctgttagATTGCTGTATTAATCCTTCTCGTAACTGTAGACAACAAGACACGGGGCATTATGGAGAAGAGCCAGTGGGATTTGAAACATATCCATTTCCCCCTCTGGCAGACTCATCCGACTAGATGGTTTTGTGGCTCGCTACCAACATATTCACACTGGTCAGCTTAAGGAATTCGAAGACTCAAAATGAGTTTTTCAAAGAAAGGTTTGCAAATTGCTTTAGGTAGTATCATTAATTATGGGATAGACCCGTGGTCAGGTGGCAGTGTTTGATTTTTGACACTTGATGGATGTTTCAAGTGCATGGCCCATCACACATTTATGGCCAATGCGTACACTTAAAATAGCATTGATAATTTGAGGCAATGAATTTGTGTATTGAATATTATTATACACATACAATTATGTATGTGTAAATCTGTTCAAAATCATAAATAATGCTTCCAACTCctatttttttacagtctttCCAAGTGGAGCTAGAAAAATGGAAGGAACATCGGCAGAAGAAAAGAGGTCAGATATGTAACACCTATTAGAAAGGCATTCCCCTTCatgaaaccaaaaatgttatattctAAATTCattaatgtgttgtttttgttctactgtatattacattatattctattgtattattttaaatagttcaaTTACATAAAATCATACATCCTAACATCTATGTTTCTTAATAAGTGTAAACaaagttatgtttaaaaaatagtttttggaCCACATATTGTCTGAACAACACTTTTGGGGAAACGTTTAGAAAGATGAAAAGTGTGTATAATATTACAACTAAActtcacattaaaaaacaaataaatcagacTACATATGATATGATCtgtttttacccacaatgctgATAGGTTCATTCTTCAGTTGTCAAGTGTCACACAGGACCAAAGAAGCATGACATGCAAGCAAAGGCAAGACCACAAAGGACATATCTGAAAGAACTGAGGAGCGATCAGAAAATGCAGGTTGCCTACATCATCAAGTAAGAGGGTTTTTGTTATACTTAATGTGGAAGTTCAGTTACACCTAAAATGAAACGactaaaaaaagtatattttatgcAGAAAGAAGCTCAAGGGGgctaattatttattatttattaaccaAATGGAGAGATTACACATAGcaatgtgttatttaatatatcttATGTTTAAGAATGTGTCATGTTTGGTTTACATGCATGACCTACAGATCTCTTCCTTGTGGAAATGTGGAGATACAGAGATTGTAGTTTCTGTAATTCCTACAAAAACAGAAGGACAATCTATGGTAATCCACCACAGTGAGTTCCATACACTTCGGCCACACCAATGGCTAGTAGGCGAGGTAAAGTTGGAATTTAATTTTCATACTTGCGTAGTTCAATAAAGGAATACATGCTGaaatttgttcaaaacatgtCATGATTATCATATGAGCTCATAAAAAACAGTTACTAGTGAACATGtggttccccttcagtcggtctctcgacgttgtgttgagagacagactggggtttgattctgagaacctatcatctccgagataaaactaaaacgcCAATGGGGATTGGCcaatggcccgcccacgccagtctccgccccgtacatacgggtataaaaggaagatggcggcggtcattcatcatcctttgttcttcggaaccttCTCGGCGTATATGACGAGTTTATCTTTTCGAGTTCCTGCTGGATTTATGACGCAGAGCAGCGGACTTCTCCCTTCAGACGGCGGATCCCCCTCGGCGAGCGATCTCTTTCCTGTCGACGGCGGATTTCTCCTCCGGAGCGCAGACTTCAACTGCACGTCTCGGCAGCGAGCTGCAGATCTAAAAGAacaggtccttttcaggaccaATATTTCTCACAGTTTCCACTCTCATCCAGGAGGGAGGACGGACACAGCGTCTGCCCCGGGTGTTGGGTTTCCAGCACGCTGGGGCGGCCGTGTGGATCAGTTCTGTCCGCACTGCGGGCGGTGTATGATTCAGACGTTGCGTCACGGGCGGCTGTGTTCCACGGGACTCAGCCGCCAACTCGCTGCTTCCCGTTTCGTGACGGCATTGGCTACGGCCCTGCCGTCCGCGGCGGGGAGGGGCGAGGGTGATGTGAGCGTGTGAACGTCTTCGTCAGCCATTGGCTGGCGGATCGTTCGCACCTCGCCtcgtctgaccgttccccaagaGACGGTCCCACCGTCTTGTTCCTACACCACGCACCGGAAACGATGTGTGGTGATGATGAGATGCTGCAAGCTGTGTTCTTGGGTATGACAGACCCATCTTCGGGTCTGACGGGCACGACGCCTATACTGCACGTATGGTTTGTCCTCAGGTGTGCGGGCACAGCGGCTACGTTCTCCGGAATGTTGCCGCAACCCTGTCTGTTCCCTGTGCGTGACCTTCGCCACGGCGAGGTTGAACGCTTTGGCGAACGACGGGGGTGATCAGGGATTACCGTGTTTGTTACTCCGCCAGCTTCGGCTCGCGGGTCATTCATGCCCCAACACGCTCACCTGGCTCGTCCCCGATGGGCGGTGGTAACCGTCCCATATCGGATCAAGATCCGACAACGTGCTCTGTTATAACATCTGATAGCTACCTCCGTTCATCAGATGCGAAGCCCCTTGGAGCTCCCGCCTTCGGGAGGTCGAGCCCAAGAAGTGGCAACGCAGAGATGACTGCCGTGCTTCCCGGGCGGAGATGCACGTTGAGATCACTAGACGTGGAGTATGCCGTTCGCGGCTTGCTCCTGTCTGATGTGAAGCCCCTTAGAGCTCCGCCTCTGggcggtcgagctcaggaggcaAACGCAAAAGTGAGGGCCGTGCTTCCCGGAGATCCACGTGGCGACCATCTATGGATGCTAAGGTCCTGCGCACAGCCTGCCCTCCATCAGCCCCGCCTCCCCGCGGTGGCCCCTTTGATACTGGGCCCTCCAAGGATGGCCCGTCAGAGATGTGGAGCCACGCAGGAGGAGGCCTCTACCCTGTTGGGTAACCGCCTCAGGGCGGCCCTGACAGGAGAGCCGTAGAGATGGAGAGTACACTCTCTCTCCGGGCTTCCCCCTGTGATATAGCTGCCTTCTGCAATCTCCACGTGACGTTGCGTTGGCCGGCGGTATTACTAAGCAGGTAAGTAGGCAGAGCAGTCAAACCTCTCCGGGGTCTCACCCTGTGTAAAGTGACAGCTCTGTCAGCCACTAACCAGCCTCCCTGGCACAGTGAAGCAGATCATCCTCCGGTTTCGTACAGCACCTGCCGTTACGAAGGGCTAGAGGACGATCCATCTCGGTTATGTGATCCATTTTCGCCAGGCACCCGCCAGGTTCGGGGCATTCTCCTAAGGGGGAAGCTCCCGTGCTCAGGCCGAGGCTGCTACTATGGCGGGAAGTGCGGTCGAACCTGTCCCTCTAACCGATATGTTTTCCAGGCCGGACTTCACAGTGCCTTTAAGGGGGGGGGGAGGCTGCGCCCCTCTCTGTATCGAGCTGATACAGAAGCGCATCTTGGAGACAAGATTGGTTGTGGCAATCGACCCCTAGGACCCTTACTCTTACGTCTCCTTCCTTCTGCGATTATTTCGTTTTGAAGGAAGAACGTATCAGTACTAGGTCGGTCCCTGTCTCCACTAGCGGTCATGGGACCTTGTGCTTCCGCACCTAGACCTTCTGGCCTACGGGTTAACTGggaaagagcaagctctccccaaaAGAGCGGGAGCTCCTCTTATCTCGGTGTGG
Coding sequences within:
- the LOC130420475 gene encoding histone H2B-like, with protein sequence MPEPAKPAPKKGSKKAVTKTAVKGGKKRRKSRKESYAIYVYKVLKQVHPDTGISSKAMGIMNSFVNDIFERIAGESSRLAHYNKRSTITSREIQTAVRLLLPGELAKHAVSEGTKAVTKYT